GAagaaaatcaaaacaaatacaaGAAACATTCAAAAAGTTTCAGTTTTTTTTGTatggtagataatttgatgcaTGAGGTCCGCTTCAATTTTCAAGTCATTTGGACATCGGAGCagctctcggcaaaaaagacaaattcggGGTCGGTAAATATGTTTACTGTTCATGCACTGTTATGGTCCAaattgtcttttttgctgagagctactGAGATGTCTAAATGACCTGAAAATTGGAGCGGACCTCACGCAATAAATTTTCTACCACCCAattttttatttgaattttttgtgttttttttcTGACCGGTGCGGATGAGCCTCAGCACCGAAACGCTGCACTCTGTTCTTGCTTGCTTTTCTCAAGTTTTGCTTCTTTTCTGTTTTTGGTGGCATGGTGTAGCTTTGTTACAAACTTCCGCCAATCGGCGATTCTGGCTATCAACGATTTGCTATCTCAATTCTTGGGGCTATGCAGCCAGACATCCAGACAACGCAAAAATGCATTTCTGCGGGGCTTGACTAAGGTATATGATCTTGTCAAAAAAAAAATATTAAGGCATATCCAGTCTACCAAACGCGTCATATATTCCAAGCCACTTAAGAAGTTGATGTGCCATGGGTTCTGCTTGAAACGCAGGTTCTTTGTTTTTTTTTACATGGCCTGAGTCGCAAGATAGTGATGATTAATTGCTCCCAGGCGATACGTTGTGCCGAAGCAGGCGATGTGTGGCAAAAGACCGATGCACCACACAACTCTCCTCCTGTGTACTTTTCCTTTTCAACATCTCCTCAAGTTACAAGCTGGAAGCAATACGATCCTGCACTTTTTATCTCCTTTATCTGCGCCATAGTTTATTGTTCTTAATCGGTGCAAATGATGTTGAAAATCAGTGGTGCCATAATCAAGAGTGCTATCCTTGTGCCACTTATTATGTAGCTTGTGGTTGCTGCAACCTGGTTGATAACTTGGGATTGCTGCCAGCCTACTACTGCTTCTTGGTGCCAACCTCACCCTTTGTGATGGCGATGAAAAGTGAAAGCGGTGCACGTAGAATCCGTTATGGGCTCGTGGTTAGGACGTAGCTGTGCATGGCGTGGGTACCAAAGATCGCCGGCAGATGTTGATGGAGAAAAACGGCGGGATCCACAATGCTGGCCGTCCCATACATGTTTCTAACGGCTTCTATCTGCTCCAAGTCGCCCCACAACGCAGCCAGCAATGAAACGAAGAGCAGTTTTGACTTTTGACCTGGAACGCTGGTTGTTGTTTATCTTTCACTTCAATCAACCGATCCCCCACAAAAGATAATAAACAAATAAAGGGTGATGGTGCCACTCAAAACTCAACCGCGGTGCGCACGAATCAGTAGTCCATCCACTCCTCCTTGGCCGCACACAAGACATCATTTGCTTCCCACCTCGGCGTTGCTTCCCTTCTACTCCCCTCCACCGCCGCTCAACCATGCCTGGCCTGGCCGGGCCACCACCGTACCCACCTCCTCACTACCATGGGAGAAAAGCAGAGCAGGGTGGATGCCGTTTCTTCTACCAGATCACTGAAACTGGCAGGCATCACTGCTTCATCACCAACCTCTCCAAAGGCCAAATAAAGCTTCGCTCGATCGCTTCAGAACCCGTGTCAGCGCGTGGGTGGGAAAGGATAACAGAAAAAGAGCCGAGCCTCGACAGAAACAGTACACTATAGCGAGTAAGCTGCATCATTGAGCTTGCTATCAATTAGCATGCGCGGATCCATAGTTGGTAGTAGCTGCGGTGCATGCAATTTGGCCCAGTCATGCATGCCACGCCCACCTGTATCATATCAGGCCTTAAATACGCTTCGCCAACCGGGCGCAACCACAACCAACTCTCTCTCTCCCAGTGCACGCACACTGGCACGATTATTGTTGCACATTTCCCTCTGCCTCTCCACACGCTCAGTGGCGAGCGAGCTATCTGGCTGAACGAAACACAGAGCTCCCAAGGTATTAGATGAGGAGCATGCTGCACTCCTCATTGGGAATCCTCCTGCCGGCGCTGCTCCTGGTGCTGGCCACGTCGCCGCCGGCGGCGCCGCTGTCGCCGGACGGGGTCGCGCTGCTGGCCTTCAAGTCCGCGGTGACCGACGACCCGACGTCGGCGCTGTCCGCGTGGTCGGCCAACGACACGGACCCGTGCCGCTGGCCGGGGGTGGCCTGCGtcaacacctcctcctccgagGCGCGCGTGGCCGGCGTGGCCGTCGCGGGGAAGAACCTCTCCGGCCACCTCCCGCCCGAGCTCGGCTCGCTCTCCTTGCTCCGCCGGCTCAACCTCCACGGCAAccggctctccggcgccgtcccgCCGGCGCTCTCCAACGCCACGTCCCTGCGCTCCGTCTTCCTCTACGACAACAACCTCACCGGCGCCTTCCCGGCCTCGCTCTGCGACCTCCCGCGCCTGCAGAACCTCGACCTCTCCAAGAACGCGCTCGCCGGCCCGCTCCCGCCGGCGCTCGGGCGCTGCAGGCAGCTGCAGCGGCTGCTCCTTGCAAACAATGGGTTCTCCGGTCGCATACCGGCCGCCGCCTTGCCGCACATGGAGAGCCTGCAGCTGCTCGACCTGTCGTCCAACTCCCTCACGGGCGCCATCCCGCCTGAGCTCGGCAAGCTCCAGGCGCTGGCCGGCACGCTGAACGTCTCCCGCAACCGCCTCTCCGGCGCGGTGCCGCCGGAGCTAGGACGTCTCCCGGCGACCGTCACCCTCGACCTCCGCTTCAACAACCTCTCCGGCGAGATCCCGCAGTCCGGGTCCCTCGCCAGCCAGGGCCCCACGGCCTTCCTCAACAACCCCGGGCTCTGCGGCTTCCCGCTCCAGGTCCCCTGCCGCGCGGCCCCGCCGTCGGCATCGTCCTCCACGCCGCCTCCGACCACCACTGGCTCCGGCGGCAGCGCCGGCGGCCCTAGCCAGCCGATGAAGACCAGCCTCATCGTGCTCATCTCAGTCGCCGACGCGGCCGGCGTGGCCCTCATCGGAGTCATCGTGGTGTACATATACTGGAAGCTGCGCGACCGGCGCGGGGACAGCGACggcgacgatgaggaggaggaggggcgagGGCTCTTCGCCTGCCCGTGCATGCGCGCAAACACCTGCGGCGACTCGTCGGAAGGGTCGGACGCCGGGGGCGACGAGAAGAaacgcggcggcgggggcggaggcggaggcggcgagGACGGGGAGCTGGTGGCGATCGACAAGGGGTTCCGGATGGAGCTGGACGAGCTGCTGCGGTCGTCGGCGTACGTGCTGGGGAAGGGCGGGAAGGGGATCGTGTACAAGGTGGTGGTGGGCAACGGGACGACGCCGGTGGCCGTGCGGCGGCTGGGCGGCGGCACCGCGGCGCCGGAGCGGTACAAGGAGTTCGCGGCGGAGGCCGGCGCCGTCGGGCGCGTGCGGCACGCCAACGTGGTGCGGCTGCGCGCCTACTACTGGTCGCCCGACGAGAAGCTCGTCGTCACCGACTTCATCAACAACGGCAACCTCGCCTCCGCCCTGCGCGGTACGTAACATCCTCTCCTCCAATTCGCGCCTTTTTTCCTTCCAACGGTCGCTCTGCTCTGACCGAACGTCCATCGAGAAGGTCTAACCTTGATGCAAATCCAAAGGTTATAAAGCCATCTTGGAGTTAAAAACACAACCTAAACCAAACAAATAGCAGAACAGAATGGGTGTCGTGATTAATTAAGGCGATACGGTACAAAACTAGAGATCCTTGTTGTTGGCCACAAACAACATCTGCAAGGCTGGGCTCCTTTGGATTGCGGCTCCTGCACGCGAAGGAAAATGCATCGCTGTGCACTGGAATGGATTTTAGCCTGGTGCTGGTGCTGGTCCAGCCAAGTGACCGACTTATTACAGGATACATGGTCGCTGTGAAAAGCTTCCAAGAGAGCCAGATGGGAGTGTGCATATGCAATCTTGTCCGGTGCATATGCATGGCATGCCATGGACCGCGGCGCAACAGCAGCATCTGGATGATGATGATGCTCCGGTTGGCGCTTGCCCTGCCTTACCGGTTAGCGTCACTGTCACTGCCACCTTTTCTCCTGTAGTCATGTTTCTGCCTTCAAAACTTCAGAAACTTTGATGAGTTGCCTTCATCATAGCCTTCACAAAATCCACAAACAACAAATTTCTTTCTTCTTCTACTAGAGAAATCGTAAGGATTAATACTGTGGATGTTAGGCCAATGCATGCCAAATAAAAGATTGCTCACTGCGCTAAGTAAGCTCCAGGTTCATATTATTTGTGTCAGACCTTGCATTAAAGCCTAAAGGTTGTCTCTCCTGGCAGTGAACAGGAAAGTGAAGAAAGATCCAAAAGTAGTAGATGGGTAAAGGTACCTTCCGACAGACAAGGGAGGCCAAAAGGCTCTTTTTTCAGGCCTGGAACCTTGTTGTGGTCATGCCTGCTTGGGTCGGGTCTGCCAGCAGTCATGTTTCAGGTCAGGTCTAGAGCCTCGCAAAAGTGACAATTAGGAGCAGAAAGGTGCACACAAAAGGCACAACAaatgtgtgagagagagagagcgcgcaTAGAATACTGTGTGAACTAGAGAGAAATACAGAGTCAATCGGGAAAACCCTACTGGGAAAAAAGATGCCGTCGGTAAAAATCTGGGGCGTTGGATCATCATCAAGCAGCCAGCACCAACCGTCGACCTGCTTCCTCGCCTCCACCCGAGACGCCACGGCTCGCTACTGCCCCCGTGTCGTTCTCGTCTCCGGCGAGGTCCTGACTAGTCCTCACTTCCTCGTGTCGTCCCAACTTTTGACCTCGGGCGAAACTAAAAATTGATTGACTCGAACCCGTGACCTCATGGTCACAAGGCAACAGTTCTACAGTTGCGCCATGGCTTTGTATTAGTATTCACAAACATATACTTCCTCGGTTCCTAAATGTAattctttgtagagatttcattaggtggactacatacgaagcaaaatgaatAAATtcacacttaaaatgcatctatatacatttATATGTAGTTCATAATGAAATCTCTACCatgacttatatttaggaacggagggagtagaaatagaaAGAACATAAAAATAATATGACATGAATACATGTGCAAAACAAAGGATAGAAACAGAAGGATTTTATGAACTTGGGTATTTGGACATAGAAATAGGGAAAAAATAGAGTAACACAGTCAAACAAATGACATACGTACGTAGTAAGCAATCgcatttttttttttgaaaaagtaTAACCACTGCTAAAGGAACTCAATTTTGTGCTTCATGTATTGGAATTTGAGAACAGTCTTGCTAATGTTATATCCGTCAAAATTTTCTTTCATGGTATGTCACTCGACTGAGACTTGATTAAATCTGGACCAGTTATCTCATTTGAAAAATATTATACCGAGTGAATTTTTGTAAGATGCTCGAGTAAGAACAAATTTTCTGACGTGGCATTGATATGTGCAGGGCGCTCCGGGCAGCCGAGCCTGTCGTGGTCGCTGCGGCTCCGCATCGCCAAGGGCGCGGCGCGCGGGCTGGCGCACCTCCACGAGTGCAGCCCCCGGCGGTACGTCCACGGCGAGGTCAAGCCTTCCAACATCCTCCTCGACGCCGACTACAACGCCCTCGTCTCCGACTTCGGCCTCGCCCGCCTCCTCACCATCGCCGGATGCGCCGACTCTgcgggcgccggcgccggcggcatAATGGGCTGCGCTCTCCCGTACGTCAAGCCCCCCGTGCCGGACCGGCCCAACGCGTACCGCGCCCCGGAGGCTCGCGTGCCCGGCTCCCCCCCGAGCCAGAAGTCCGACGTCTACTCCTTCGGCGTCCTGCTGCTGGAGCTGCTCACCGGGCGCTCGCCCGAGCAGGCGTCGCCCTCCGGCTCCTCGGCGTCCTTCTCGGGGCCTGGCGCTGGCGCCGCCGAGGGGCAGCAGGCGCCGGAGATCGTGAGGTGGGTGCGGCAGGGGTTCGAGGATGCGCGGCCGCTGTCGGAGCTGGCCGACGAAGCGATGCTGCGGGACGCCGGCGCGCGCAAGGAGGTGGTGGCCGCGTTCCACGTCGCGCTTGGGTGCGTCGAGGCCGACCTGGAGCGGCGGCCGCGGATGAAGGCCGTTGCCGACAGCCTCGACAAGATTGGGTCGTGAGAACAGGGCGCCCCTCTTTGCCGCCCGTTGTCAGTTGTCAGAACTGGTTCGCCGGAGAACGTCTCATTTTCTTTGCACTTACTTAATTTTTCGTATTATGTATATCATTTTTAGGAACCTTTGTGTaaatttttcctttttctttggGTCTTCTCCGTTCTCTGAAATTATTTTGAATGTTATAGCAACTTATATGGGCCGTGCTAGTTATCCGCCGCCTCCCCCACCGCTAGATCAACCTTAATCAAGTGGCCCACAATGTCCTCCTTGCCTCGTGCATCATCAGTGACGTTGTAAGCATTGCAACACTGGCCATGTTTCAGTAACACTAGTGATGTTGCAATCTTGTGGGCTCGCACATCCGTGTCTACAACAAGGACGATGTTTCAGAAACGCGCCTCTGCAGTGTTAGACACATTAGGGTTTGGAACAATGCTCGATGCCCTTGGTGGGTACGGCTGTCATATATTTATAAGAGGGAACCGTACAAATACAGGTTATGTTACAACACGTATATATGCTATATACTtagtctaacaccctccctcaatcttaACTATGTCCTGAAACACTCAGAAGGTTAAGATTGCGTCGACATCCCTCAAAAGAAGGCAAGGGCAAGGGTTTAGTGAAAATATCAGCAAGTTGATCCTTAGAAGAAATAAACTTGATCTGAAGAAGCTTCTGAGCAACACGTTCCCTCACAAAATGATAGTCAACTTCGATGTGCTTCGTTCGGGCATGAAATACTGGATTGGATGAAAGATATGTGGCACCGATGTTATCACACCAAAGGACAGGCGGATGAGTCGGAGAGACCTTCAACTCCCAAAGCAATGACTGCACCCACATGATCTCAGCTGTGGCATTAGCAACTGCTTTGTACTCAGCTTCAGTACTACTCCGAGACACTGTAGCTTGCTTGCGAGCTTGCCAGGCGATCAAGTTAGGTCCAAAGAACACAGCATGTCCCCCCGT
This genomic window from Aegilops tauschii subsp. strangulata cultivar AL8/78 chromosome 4, Aet v6.0, whole genome shotgun sequence contains:
- the LOC109785597 gene encoding receptor protein kinase-like protein ZAR1; amino-acid sequence: MRSMLHSSLGILLPALLLVLATSPPAAPLSPDGVALLAFKSAVTDDPTSALSAWSANDTDPCRWPGVACVNTSSSEARVAGVAVAGKNLSGHLPPELGSLSLLRRLNLHGNRLSGAVPPALSNATSLRSVFLYDNNLTGAFPASLCDLPRLQNLDLSKNALAGPLPPALGRCRQLQRLLLANNGFSGRIPAAALPHMESLQLLDLSSNSLTGAIPPELGKLQALAGTLNVSRNRLSGAVPPELGRLPATVTLDLRFNNLSGEIPQSGSLASQGPTAFLNNPGLCGFPLQVPCRAAPPSASSSTPPPTTTGSGGSAGGPSQPMKTSLIVLISVADAAGVALIGVIVVYIYWKLRDRRGDSDGDDEEEEGRGLFACPCMRANTCGDSSEGSDAGGDEKKRGGGGGGGGGEDGELVAIDKGFRMELDELLRSSAYVLGKGGKGIVYKVVVGNGTTPVAVRRLGGGTAAPERYKEFAAEAGAVGRVRHANVVRLRAYYWSPDEKLVVTDFINNGNLASALRGRSGQPSLSWSLRLRIAKGAARGLAHLHECSPRRYVHGEVKPSNILLDADYNALVSDFGLARLLTIAGCADSAGAGAGGIMGCALPYVKPPVPDRPNAYRAPEARVPGSPPSQKSDVYSFGVLLLELLTGRSPEQASPSGSSASFSGPGAGAAEGQQAPEIVRWVRQGFEDARPLSELADEAMLRDAGARKEVVAAFHVALGCVEADLERRPRMKAVADSLDKIGS